From Kitasatospora sp. MAP12-44:
CCTACCGGGGTTCCGGCCAGGTGGTGCGGGACTTCGCCCCGACCGGGCCCGGCGGATTTCACCCTCCATTGTTGCGGACACTTATCGCAGCCCCAAAGCCGGGTCCGAGTGAGAGCGGTCACCCACCCCGTCTTCAGCTCGCGGTGGGGTCCTCGCCGCGGTCCAGGGCCTTCCAGAAGTCCGCGGGCGTGTCCGCGGCGCCGGCGGCCGGGCGGCGGGGCTTCGCGGCGGCGGGGGCGTCGTAGCGGGTGCCCATGGTGGGCCAGGCCCGGCCGCGCAGCGCGGTGAGCAGGCCCGCGCCGGCCAGCAGCAGGGCGCCGACCAGGGCGACCCAGGGCCAGCCGGAGTGCGTGACGTGATCGGCCGTGGTGCCCAGCAGGCCGAGCTTGGTGGCCGCGGTGGCGTCGACGGTGGTGGTGTCACCGGCACCCAGCGCGGCCGAGACCGCGGCGCCCAGGCCCGCCAGCGCCACCAGCGCGCCCACCGCGATCCGGCCGGCCCCGCGCACCGCGAAGACGGCCACCGCCGAGGCCAGCCCGACCAGCGCCAGCGCCCCGGGCAGCCCGGAGATCTCACTCCCGGTCGCACTCACCGCCAGCTGCCCGCTGACCCGTCCCTGCGCCCAGGTCCGCCCGACCGCCGTCAGCACCAGCACGGCGCCCAGCACGGTCAGCAGCAGCATCAGCGCGAGACTGCGCCGCGAGGAGGCGGCAGCGGCTGCGGGGGCTGGGGCGGGCGAGGTACGGGGCGGCGGGATCTCGGTCACCGCTCCACTATCCCCCGCCCGCACCGCGAAGCTCGCACCGGGCCTGTCCCCGCAGCCGCTGCCGCGCGCCGCGGACGGTCCCTAGCTGGGCGTGCGAAGGGTGTTGGCCGTGGCGATCGCGCGCAGGACGGCGGCGGCCTTGTTGCGGCACTCGGTGTCCTCGCTGACCGGGTCGGAGTCGGCGACCACGCCGGCGCCGGCCTGGACGTAGGCGGTGCCGTCGCGCAGCACGGCGGTGCGGATGGCGATCGCGGTGTCGGAGTCGCCGGCGAAGTCGAGGTAGCCGACGCAGCCGCCGTACAGGCCACGGCGGGTGGGCTCCAGCTCCTCGATGATCCGCATCGCGCGCGGCTTGGGGGCACCGGAGAGGGTGCCGGCCGGGAAGCAGGCGGTCAGCACGTCGAAGGCCGTCCGACCCGCGGCCACCTCGCCGGTCACCGTGGAGACGATGTGCATCACATGGCTGTAGCGCTCGACGGACATGAAGTCGACCACCCCGACACTGCCCGGCGTGCACACCCGGCCCAGGTCGTTGCGGCCGAGGTCGACCAGCATCAGGTGCTCGGCGCGCTCCTTGGGGTCGGCGAGCAGCTCGGCGGCGAGCTCGGCGTCCTCCTGCGGGGTCGCGCCGCGGTGCCGGGTGCCCGCGATGGGGTGCACCATCGCCTGACCGCCCGTCACCTTGACCAGCGCCTCCGGGCTGGAGCCGACCACGTCGAAGCCGCCCTCGGCGGCGCCGTCGTGGCCGGGGAAGCGGAACAGGTACATGTACGGGCTGGGGTTGGTGGTGCGCAGCACGCGGTAGACGTCCAGCGCGGAGGCCGGGCAGGGCGCCTCGAAGCGCTGCGAGGGGACCACCTGGAACGCCTCGCCGGCCCGGATCCGCTCCTTCACCAGCTCGACGGCGGCCTGGTACGGCGCCCCGCCGAAGGGCGAGTGGGCGTCGACCGCGGTGGGGGTAAAGGTGGCCAGGCCCGGGTC
This genomic window contains:
- a CDS encoding anthranilate synthase component I codes for the protein MDLEAFRKLAVDTRVIPVTRRLLADGLTPIGLYRSLAAERPGTFLLESAEQGRSWSRYSFVGVRCAATLTADPDGSARWHGTPPVGIPTSGDPLQVLRATVEALHTPRHDDDGLPPLTGGLVGYLGYDVVRRLEKLPELTPDDLKLPELTMLLATDLAVLDHVDGTVLLIANAVNHNDLASGVDEAYTDAVARLDAMEAELRKPVDPGLATFTPTAVDAHSPFGGAPYQAAVELVKERIRAGEAFQVVPSQRFEAPCPASALDVYRVLRTTNPSPYMYLFRFPGHDGAAEGGFDVVGSSPEALVKVTGGQAMVHPIAGTRHRGATPQEDAELAAELLADPKERAEHLMLVDLGRNDLGRVCTPGSVGVVDFMSVERYSHVMHIVSTVTGEVAAGRTAFDVLTACFPAGTLSGAPKPRAMRIIEELEPTRRGLYGGCVGYLDFAGDSDTAIAIRTAVLRDGTAYVQAGAGVVADSDPVSEDTECRNKAAAVLRAIATANTLRTPS
- a CDS encoding TIGR02234 family membrane protein, with translation MTEIPPPRTSPAPAPAAAAASSRRSLALMLLLTVLGAVLVLTAVGRTWAQGRVSGQLAVSATGSEISGLPGALALVGLASAVAVFAVRGAGRIAVGALVALAGLGAAVSAALGAGDTTTVDATAATKLGLLGTTADHVTHSGWPWVALVGALLLAGAGLLTALRGRAWPTMGTRYDAPAAAKPRRPAAGAADTPADFWKALDRGEDPTAS